The DNA window gtataggtatgtatatgcCATACGTGTGCGTATTATATGGTATGTCACGGAACACTATGGAGATGAACAGCGTCAttcacgcacgcacgcacacctTCGCAGCTGCGCAGCCCCAGGGGCGACCAAACTGGCGACTTGCGACTTGCGATAACATTCTTTGGAATCACGGATTTGACATATTCACTTGCCAATTTATGTACATCACAACTGTTAACAATGTTTTCATATAAACTCGTTAAGAAACATTGCCATACTACTGTCTTCTTTGACAAGGGAtatgaaacgattttttatttagcaGTTATGATTACACTTGACGCGACAAGGAACAATAATGGACAACTGTGGTAGTAGTACGTACGTACGAGAAACATTGGCACTTTGATTCGAaggtaaatatttatatattaatatacgGAGGATAAAGATAACTTACTGACAGTGACCGATGAAAATCCAGTTCATTAATTTCAGAAAACAAAAGGATCAGAATGGATCTGAATATACCcgaaatgatgaaaatcgcGCGACACTTGTGCATCCACGGATGCTACATTCTTACTCATatgcatacgtacatacattgtATGTTGTCCACATGTATAACGTCACATAGCAGAAatattgtatgtacatacgaTCGATCGGCTTCGCAAAATTCTCTCTTACCTTAATTAATAGCGACTACCCGTCCGCGATGCGATTAACGTACAATGCAACTCCAGCGATTTTCCATGTTAGATTAAGCGCAATTGCAAATCGAAGCACGACACGAACACATttcggaaaataaaaaattcgaactCAGCAATTCTCCGGATCCTTGCTAACGTGAATATTCCCGTAAGTACACCGACCGCCGTACCGTATGAAACGCAAATTACGCCCGACTCGGCACAACCAGCGACGTCTACTGGACAAAAAATCGCGTCAAATCCGCCCGGTGAACAATTGGTAAATAGGGGACTAGCGCCCTCTGACAGGGGATAGGCTTTTCGAGTTGGCGTTGATTGACGTCGAAGGCACGTCGGTAACCGATCCGGACTTAACATCGCGGAAGTGGTATCCATCTCTTTCTTGCCTGCAGGAACATAGGAGCCTTGAAAGTCACATGGAGCTCTACGTTTGTTCCTTTTATCGGGCGTGCCATTGGCAGCATAGGAATTGTGATCCGGCTATGCTGCACATACCACTGTACCATAGTAGCTAACGATCTGTTTTGCGATGGTAAACACAGTTCGACATGTCCTTACCACAGTCAATTAGTTTCAGAAAGCGATAGCTTTTCATCTACATttctgtatgtatgtacaatacatacgtacatgcatacgtacaCGCGGATAGTGATCGCCAGATTGATTGACTTGACTTGAGTATGTATTTTAAGCAAGGTCATAGTTTTAAGTAATGTAAATAGTTGAATTCTGACAAACACAAGAATTGCAAATCGTCCTCGTTATCGCCGTCGCAATACACTCCTCTTTGAAATAATCGTTGCGATTGATAAAATATCATTCTAGCATCATAGGTTCGTCTGGAAAAATAAACCTAACCCAAGTCCGATCCGCGATCCTAACCTGAacctttgaatttttcaattatttttcgcttCGTTTATTTGCAACTACAGCGTGAACCTACACGAAACACTCTAAATGTACCTAATGTTctcttctttcaaatttttcggaaaaaattagAGTAACCCCAACAGGTTTTCGAGACACGCCGATTTCCATGCGAACAGAATTTTTCGCGCACACAATCGCTGAAAGTGATAAACACCGGCAGCATAATTCGTACCtcttgtgtgtgtgtgatttTCGATTGTTACAGAATGCGATCTTTTATCAAAACTCTGGCTAGGATATAACAGAGCCTGCACATAATCTTACCCGTTGCACTAGATTTGAGGCTGCCTTGAATTATCGTTCGGACACTTCAAGTTTATGCAACCAATTCTGGACAATTAAACATTTAATGTGTCTGAAGTGTACCGTGAAAGTTCACTATGTAGTGCGAATTGAcatttcgattaattttcattgattttttaaccatttaatcgatatttcattcaatAGGCGTTAcgttctgaattttattttatatcaacTCTAACATTTGTTCTGACGAGCAAAACTTCTCTTCGTTAACAGACATGATGATGCGTATGTTGCAACCAGAAATGTGTTCTTTTCCCTATTGTTTATGGTGCCCTGTATCGTTTGCCCAATATTAGGCTCTCGGGCTATCTATGAACCATCATTATTGTAAATGTCAAATGATTATTAGAATGTCAATCCCTTGTGCAGTTTTGTGTAACTGGAATATTAGTGGGACAGACTCGGTACTATCCTGCTTAGGCACATTTAGAATGGGTCGTCCTGTTTCAGGTAGCGATGGGTTCGTTGGAACTGAAACAGAGTTTATCAGGTCATAAAGGAAGAGTGTGGAATGTATGTTGGCACCCAAAAGGCAATAGCTTAGCTTCTTGTGGCGAGGATAGGACAATAAGAATTTGGGCGAATGAGAGTTCAAAGTGGGCAGTCAAAACTATCTTGGCTGAAGGCCACCAGAGAACGGTTAGGGAAGTTTCATGGTCTCCGTGTGGAAATTATATCGCATCTGCCAGTTTTGACGCTACAACGGCTATTTGGGATAAAAAGGCTGGTCAATTCGAGTGCAACGTAACATTAGAAGGACACGAGCATGAAGTCAAGAGTGTCAGCTGGTCACGGAGTGGACAATTATTAGCCACGTGTAGTCGAGATAAATCTGTATGGATTTGGGAAGCTGCCGATGATGAATACGAATGTGCTTCTGTAATATCATGCCATGCCCAAGATGTAAAAAAGGTGAATTCATATCGCATTGCTTGCAAATGGCGGTATTTCTTCTTAATTAATGGCAACTCTGATGATTGCAGGTAAAATGGCATCCGCACGAGGATACCCTGGCCTCAGCTAGCTATGACGATACTGTGAGAATTTTCAAGGAAGACGCGTACAGCGACTGGGTCTGCACGGCAACTCTGAATTCCCACACATCTACAGTTTGGAGCCTGTCTTTCGATAGCACAGGAAACCGTTTGGCAACCTGCAGCGATGACAAGACAGTGAAAATATGGCAGGAATACAAACCTGGTAATGAGGCTGGTATATCAACAGAAAACAACGAATCTGTTTGGAAGTGTTGCTGCACTTTGTCAGGCTACCATAGTCGGCCGATATACGATATTGACTGGTGCAAATTAACAGGGCTTATTGCCACAGCATGTGGCGACGATATCATCAGAATATTTCGCGAGGACACTGATTCAAATCCAAATCAACCCTCCTTTAGTATGGTTTGTACTACAGATGATGCACATACACAGGACGTCAACTCTGTACAATGGAATCCTGTTGTTCCTGGACAACTTGCATCGGCAAGCGACGACGGGCTTGTCAAAATTTGGCTGTACAGTGAATAAGAGGCTTACATCATTCAATCACTGATGTTGCAGCTCAAATGGGAGTCAAGCACAGCTGCTGTCTTCCCTGCTTCAGCACTCACTTATTAGTAATCGGTTTTTTCCAAATTAAATGTACACATATCCTGTTAACcctaacaataaataatttgtaaatataaaactCCTACTGTTGttggcttcattttttttccccacccACAATATATGAAATGTAAACGCatcataaaaatgttgatattggaaattttcttcattcgtTCTACAAATCATGTTACGAATGACATTTCTGCATTTCTCTTTCATCAacgaaaattacaaatcatTCGCTTCTTGAACACATATGCATTCTGTGTAATAATTAAACCTCTTCGTATATTTCTGTTGCAGATAAACAACTATAAATGCACATTCATTCAACGGTTGTATCGAGACTTCTATTCAGAACTCACGGTCTGTATAAGCTTCTCAAATACCATCACGTAACATCTAGAATGGGAGATCTGGACTCTACTAGGGAGGGACTAGCGCTAAGCCAAGTCTTGGATGCTATTCACTCGTTTGCCCCGATCGAGCTAGCGGCTTCCTGGGATAACGTTGGCCTGCTCATTGAACCAACAAAATCGAAGTTAATTACGCACACACTCATCACCAATGATCTTACCGAGGATGTAATGCAAGAGGCTATTGATTTAAATGCAGATCTAATTATTTCATATCATCCACCGATATTCAGTCCTCTGAAGTCAATTACAACTCGTACATGGAAGGTAATATTTGGCAAGAAACTAGTGTATTGAATTTATACAAAACTCACATGACTTATTAATATACTTTCTTTGATTGACAAATAACTAGGAACGCATCGCTAGCACCTGTATAGAGAATAAAATTGCCCTGTACTCTCCCCATACGAGCTTTGATTCAGTGAAGGGAGGATTGAATGATTGGTTGGCAGGAGCCTTTGGTAGGCagatacataatatatatatgtattaaaaattgaagctCATGATGGGAGGTTCTCTGGTATTGAATGACTGGCCATTCTATTAAAATATCCAAAATCAATAGTTTGGATGATGCCTATACATACCTAGATAGGATGCTGCTTCCCTTTCAGATAGCCCTTCCATATGCATTAATGTGGTTCTTAAACTAGgctttgtaaaattttgacagGCCACTAAATCAGTTTCAAATTAATCGATGAAATTCTCTACTAGATTACAGTGGTCGTCTCAATCCTAAAGCCTCGCGTTAGGCGTGTGAATTTCGCCATTCAATATACGTACGCTTTCACTTCACTTTTACtataggtatattttattaaaaatttataactgaGGAGCTAGTAATCACTgatgttattattttgtaGGATTATTAATATCGCCCGTGGGGCAGTCTCTGTCAGTTGTAGACAATCtgaatttaactttttttaatttctcagTAGCGTACAGCTAACATAGAATGAGCCATAGGCgatgttaatatttttaccaaatGGTAGCAACAGTGCTCACGAAATTCTCACAGTTACAGATTCTTTTGGAAAATAGTTAGACtcacgataaaatatatagtgAAAGTGAAGTAATAACGCATAAATTTTAAAGGCAAATTTCACCGTCTTTGCGCGTAAGTTTAGGATTAGGATAGAGCGCTGTGCTTTGAGggtgaatttcagattttgtGGGCAGTTGGGTTAAAGTTcgacgaaatttattttaacattCACTCTGATATGTATGCATCAAATTTCTGTACTTGGATCTTCAAAGTGACTGAATATATAAGTAAGTCAATATCTTTGTCAAAACACTAACGGATTGCGAACAATAAATTGCAGATTTAGAAACATGCAAACCGATTGAAGCTGGTGTCAATCCTGAAAACGGTTTCGGCCGCCTATGCACGTTAAAAGTCCCAGTGTCTACAGCCGACGCAGTGACAATTGTTAAACAACGAACAAATTTACCACACGTCCGACTTGCTCGTGCCAGACGTCAAGGTAAGAAGAATATCATGTCCCTGTATTTATTGTATTAGGGTGGTCGTGTATTTAGGGgtcagaaaaattttcattacgatGTCCCCCAAATCTgatctaaaatatttttaacaaaatctGTATAAAGTTTCAAGCCTATACATCAATGGGATCACTTGCCTCCACAAGCACATGAAAAGAAATTCCGGcgaagaactttttttttcttgtcataCACGAATTGTGAAAGTATAAACAAGTCAGACATTCTTACCGGTGTTTCTTAAATAATAGGAtattgaacagaaaaaaaacaaattgatataatataaatattacaaccaaattttttttttatggccTGCTTTGTTTTTCGACCCACAAGTAAGGACCACCCAAGTATTGTACTTACGTACATGAATTTCTGCATCCTTATACGGCAAATAAAACTTACATTATTAATACGTAACCAATTAAAGTTATGTAGTCTCTGAAATCCATCGAATGGGAGgttcacaaaatttcaataggtccaagtaatttttctaaataatataaaactaGCTGTAAAGCTCGCTCGGGGTCAGTTTGCCTTGTATAGCTGATTTTTGTACTCGTTCGCTCGCTGCGCTCGCTCACTCCATTGGATAAGATCTACTGTTGACGGTTTACCATATATTCGTAAAATAGTGAAATTTAACTGACTACTTGACAGTTGTATTCGTATACATCGTAATATgtaaagtatatataatagtCTACCTGGTGAATCTGCATGTCTAGATAATGACGTTGTAAAtagatattcaattttaagaaaatatatcattacaatatatattgtcatataggtatatatgaCTACATAATTAGCGTTATGCTGGTGCTCTTGCTAGGATCGTTAAATAGATTGGGTGAGCGTTTTCAGTAGGTCTTTGAATATTTGGATGATACAATGTCTTAATATCTTTGAGAACCTATAAATGcacgaaaaaatgtacatataCCTCGAATCACCTCAGTCTGTACGTCCTTAAAATAAAACAGGTGtgtcgtttgaaattttgcaactTATTAATATAAACGATGACATTGCAGTACTCTACAAAGGGACACGATGAATGTGATTATCcgcatttatttattaatacacATGATTAATTTACTAAGACAAGATAAGTTCTCACACCTGGAGCCCAGGAACTACAGAGCTCTAGTCgtaaaagttgaaattcaCCAGGTATAAAACCTGGAGCCCcggaactacggagcgctagttctggaaattaaaattcaccaGGTAGAGGACCTGAAGCGCAGTACCTAGGAGATAGAGGACCCAATGCTCGAAGTTGGCGGAGCGCGATTTTCGTTCGTCCTCTCTAGTGCACGTTTATTTCCGGACTAAGGAAGTCTACTGACTGATTATCGTGTTCAAATaatatagaagaaaaaaaacttttagtgACGTCAAAATGTaatttctgaacatccgaaaTTTAGGTTTcaaactttaatactatgtgTGATGTGAATCATTCTGCAAGAGTAATTCACAGTGTGACATGCCATAATTTAAATAACTCGTCACATATTGTCTTGCTGTCATTAGTACttcaattgaaatatataaatgtCTATGTTCGACTGGCATATCATACAGACGTTTTTGTATGATAGTAATCGTTTTTAATGACTCACAGTATCTACCATAAGTTTGTTGTCGCTAATTAATTCCTTACTCGGTTCATTTTTACAGATGACATGATTACTTCGATAGCGGTCTGTGCGGGCTCTGGTTCATCTGTTTTAAAAGGTGTGAGGGCAGACCTCTACATTACAGGCGAGATGTTACACCATGATATTTTGGATGCCATTCATCTTGGAGCTAATGTTATACTCACCAATCATTCAGATTCAGAACGAGGCTTCCTGAAATTATTTGCTATAAAATTACGCCAGCTTCTAGGTGAATCTGTCAAAGTGAGCCTATCACTCTTGGACACCGATCCCTTGAAAACagtatgaataaaataacataTCCCTGTGACAAGCATTCAATGATTTGTATTTGGCTCTAAAACATACAGTTTGATTAGTTAGATTTAACTGAATTCAAGCCTCGTGGTATCTATTGATTTTTCCCTTGTAGGGGTCCTTTAGAATGTTATTCGTTATTGCACGAACAGCAACTTTTCGGTTGTTTCCAGTTGTTGTTCTTTGTGTAACAATAAATCAGAGTCACAGAAAATACTGTTCAACTCTAATTATCCTCTGCAGCCTATCAGGATAAAATCAGGTTGAGAGGTGAAATGAATTCacctttattttttaaatcagctTGACAGATTTTCTACTTCAGGCATCAATGCAGTTGTTCGTGAAAGCTGGTTGCTCTATGATGTCCTAgatgttttctttgaattctTCAGAGCACAATTAATAGAAAACGTATCCTGCTAATTCATGGAATATTCAGCGCATACATTTGTTCCattgctttaaaaaaaaaaaattagagtgCCAAAATgctcgaaacaaaaaaaaaaaaaaaaaaaaagatatgaCTGGATGTATTTACTTCATTTGAATTCTTTCATAATCGGTGTGATTGTCATTAGATCATCTTTCATTTCCGTTTTCTTCTCATAGTTTTTCAGGCTCGTCCACatcttttctaattttttccgCTGATATCTCTACATCACAATAAAATGCATGCACATTAGCACATTAAGGACAAATTATAATTACGAACCTTTATGAAATTATCGATTTAAGGTAACAAAACTTACTTGGATAAATTGAAAGCAGTGCTTCATTGTAGCCCCAACATAAATAATGTCGAGGGAAGCAATTTTACTGTCAATTTCACTGACAGCACGGACCGAATCAATGACAAGTCTGTGTGGTCCATGTCGAATTTTAATTAACGCAATCCTTGTATggtgattgaaatatttagctaaataaacaaaacacaATTTTATGATAACTGATCAACTGGTTTTTATAGTTAGTCTTTACCAAGCATTATAATATCACTCATTGTAACGATTATTGGAGCCTAAACATCACTAATGTGAAAATCCCATAGTCATCACAAATTTACGTGCAATCTCGAATACAAATACCTAGTAAACAGTTTTGTTTCACACGAAAATAATGCCAAGAAATGTATTCCTGTAATAGAATTCCTACTTGAAACAGGAAAGTTGCTGGGAATTTTAGTCAGGTATTGCATGTAGAATTGTGCTGACTGCGGCATTTTTATGTCAGTGCTACTTGGACTCTGATAATTGTCAAGAGTGTGACATTTTATTCGGTTGGTATAGACTGACTATAAGCATCCTATTTGGAACACCAATTTTGATCCTTATTGCAACATTATTCTGAGTACATTGAGGCATACAGCTTGAGTTATATAGTAAGCTAACAAATTAAATTAGTCTCGTTACCATTAAAGCCAGATTTTATGGCAGAAAGTCCAAAATCGCCATACATAAGTTCAACTTTTTGCTGTATTGCATGATGAAGAACAGTCGGTTTCAGTATCAAACATTTGTCAGATTTGTCACCTGGATTCACACGTACAGTCACATACCTAAAGAAAAGAACCgttgaaaattgtacaaatgCTCAACGGGACGGTTCAATGATGGATGCAATCGGAGGAAACTCTCGTTCTAAAAACCTAACCTCTGCTTGAGTAAGAACACTGGAgattctaaaatttgaaagttgcTTCACACTTTTCGACATCtgacttttgtttttcaaaaggAATTAAAGTTCACTTTGTACCTGTTCTTGAAACGAACCATTGTTTCGGGTTAAATTTTATGACGCTGTTGCGCACCACGAAATTGATACGCTCTGACGCAGAGAGAAACCTCTCTGACGTTCAGGTTAGGTCGTTAGGTGAAGTAGCTGTGATCCTCTGAAAGCTATGATCTAATTCACCACCACGGGGTAACCATGAGCACAGCTACCATGAGTGTCAGATCCCCACGTAGATACTCGCCGGTGGACATACACAAATTATGCGTGCCGTAAAATCCTTGTTTATACATACTCGGGGCAAAACACGACTGTACAAGTTGAAGCAATCCTCCCTGATTCAATCTGTTGATTCAACACGCAAGCATGCACGAAAGATTGACGTGTGTCTGTCAGGTTCTCGCGTTTACACGTAATTCCATGCGGAGTTACGTTCATATGCATATGTTTACGGAAATATAGtagaatatttaataatatgtGATGAATAACAAAAGACTGGATTGTGCATGTTCTCCGTATTTACAGAGGTTTCACTCGACCCAAATTACCTCGGAAAAACGAGATACTACTgtaattgaatatattttcgcTCCCATGctaatctttttttattcaccgcAATTGATAAAATGTAACGTTTTTGATGTCGTTTCTATGTGTGCGTGCATCACCGTATCATAAGACCGTTGCTTAGAATCAGCTCCGCTTCTATAATAGACCAATAGTGTGCGTGCGATAGTAAAAACCGTTATCTATCATGGCATGCAGGGTCAATTCTCAGTAATCAAGGTCTTTCAAAGTATAAACGTGATGCGGTGTTAACGTAAGGTACATTCCATTGATACAATTTGTCGGAATCAGTTATTGCCAAGACGAGTAGAGATACGTGCGTGTAATATTCCAGTATATACTGCACAGTAAACATTTAATTACTGTCAATATTTCGTCACTTGCTGAATTGCCATATTAGTAGCCAAACGCCTTCAATGGAGTCAATTTATTTTGTCGGCGTGGATGTCGGAACAGGCAGTGCTCGAGCAGCAATTGTATCTTCTAATGGGAAGTTGATCAATATGGCAACCTGTCCCATCAAGACCTTCAATCCACGACCTAATTTCTTCGAACAATCTTCAGATGATATTTGGTCTGCTGTCTGCAATGTCGTCAAGGTTGTTTGTAATTCCAAATTAGACACCTATCTGTAGAAATAGATGTGGATAAGCAAATTATATATtgccattttcaatttctacaGCATGAGATTGATCGTTTGCCTCCTCTTGCATAGTGACACCCAGTGAACCCGAACCAATTGTCCACCTTAGTCTTATACTTGTCTATTTCATAATTCAAGCTCTAAGTTGTGATACAGTTCCATACATGAATCATACAGAAAAACTGTTCATTAATAAAATCTCAGTATCTGATTCgttgaaagaaatatatttacacactTATGCAATCTAGACGGTCACTAAAGATGTGcctgaggaaaaaattaaaggtaTCGGGTTTGATGCTACCTGTTCATTAGTTGCACTCGATGAACATGGAAGGCCTGTGACGGTGAGCCCGACTGGTAAGAGCAAACCATTAATGTTTAAACGGCATTAGAAGCATGTAAACATCAACTGCAATTGCGGGTAGATAATTGATTCAAAGATTAAGAGTAAAGTTTAACAATCACAAGTCGAGACAAATATGTCAAgcatagaatatttttttatgtctaGGAAACGATGAACAAAATGTTATTCTTTGGATGGATCATAGGGCAGAAGCGGAATCCGCTTTTATAAATAGCACTAAGGACGAGATGCTCCGATACGTTGGTGGAAAGATATCCCTTGAGATGGAAACGCCCAAGATGCTttggatgaagaaaaatatgccCACTTCTTGGTTGCGGGCAAAAATGCTGTTCGATTTACCTGATTTTTTGACTTGGCGCGCCACTAGATCTCAATCAAGGTGTACCTATACTGCATACCGTTGAggatataatttaatatttaccAATCACTGAACCAATTCAACATTGAAAACTTTCCCTTCATAGATCTCTATGCTCCCTTGTATGCAAATGGAATTATAAAGCAGGGCCTGATGGAAACAATGGTTGGAATGCCGAATTCTTTAACAAAATTGGGTTGTCTGATCTGAGTGAGGATAACTGGAGGAAAATCGGTATGCACATAGAGTTGACAATATCACATTATTACATACTTTTATAGCCTGAATATTAGATTATAATTTGACTTGAGACAAATATCCGACTGCGTATACGGAACAACTCACGATGGGCTGTCAATCATActgcttgaaaattttttttatctaaatttaaattaaattgatgTAGGTACTCACGTGAAGCCTCCTGGGGATCCAGTTGCTTTGGGATTGACGGCAGAAGCTGCAAACGAACTAGGACTCAGTCCCAAAACTCCCGTCGGTACTTCAATCATCGACGCTCATGCGGGGGGACTTGGAATGATCGGCTGTAGCGTGCCAGGTGTTCCAAATAACTTTTCCTCCAGATTAAGTAATACTCCATTGAATTTGTTCACCACTTATTCTTGCCACTGGTGGATGACAGCAAATGTGCATGGCGTTATGTTTAATGTTGCAGGCTTAATCTGTGGTACCTCAACATGCCATATGGCGATAAGTGATAAAGAGATAACAGTTGACGGTGTATGGGGTCCGTA is part of the Neodiprion virginianus isolate iyNeoVirg1 chromosome 5, iyNeoVirg1.1, whole genome shotgun sequence genome and encodes:
- the LOC124305071 gene encoding probable cytosolic iron-sulfur protein assembly protein Ciao1 isoform X1 produces the protein MGSLELKQSLSGHKGRVWNVCWHPKGNSLASCGEDRTIRIWANESSKWAVKTILAEGHQRTVREVSWSPCGNYIASASFDATTAIWDKKAGQFECNVTLEGHEHEVKSVSWSRSGQLLATCSRDKSVWIWEAADDEYECASVISCHAQDVKKVKWHPHEDTLASASYDDTVRIFKEDAYSDWVCTATLNSHTSTVWSLSFDSTGNRLATCSDDKTVKIWQEYKPGNEAGISTENNESVWKCCCTLSGYHSRPIYDIDWCKLTGLIATACGDDIIRIFREDTDSNPNQPSFSMVCTTDDAHTQDVNSVQWNPVVPGQLASASDDGLVKIWLYSE
- the LOC124305071 gene encoding NIF3-like protein 1 isoform X2; amino-acid sequence: MHIHSTVVSRLLFRTHGLYKLLKYHHVTSRMGDLDSTREGLALSQVLDAIHSFAPIELAASWDNVGLLIEPTKSKLITHTLITNDLTEDVMQEAIDLNADLIISYHPPIFSPLKSITTRTWKERIASTCIENKIALYSPHTSFDSVKGGLNDWLAGAFDLETCKPIEAGVNPENGFGRLCTLKVPVSTADAVTIVKQRTNLPHVRLARARRQDDMITSIAVCAGSGSSVLKGVRADLYITGEMLHHDILDAIHLGANVILTNHSDSERGFLKLFAIKLRQLLGESVKVSLSLLDTDPLKTV
- the LOC124305073 gene encoding uncharacterized protein LOC124305073 isoform X1, translated to MHMNVTPHGITCKRENLTDTRQSFVHACVLNQQIESGRIASTCTVVFCPEYVTVRVNPGDKSDKCLILKPTVLHHAIQQKVELMYGDFGLSAIKSGFNAKYFNHHTRIALIKIRHGPHRLVIDSVRAVSEIDSKIASLDIIYVGATMKHCFQFIQRYQRKKLEKMWTSLKNYEKKTEMKDDLMTITPIMKEFK
- the LOC124305073 gene encoding uncharacterized protein LOC124305073 isoform X2, with the translated sequence MVRFKNRYVTVRVNPGDKSDKCLILKPTVLHHAIQQKVELMYGDFGLSAIKSGFNAKYFNHHTRIALIKIRHGPHRLVIDSVRAVSEIDSKIASLDIIYVGATMKHCFQFIQRYQRKKLEKMWTSLKNYEKKTEMKDDLMTITPIMKEFK
- the LOC124305067 gene encoding FGGY carbohydrate kinase domain-containing protein isoform X1, which encodes MESIYFVGVDVGTGSARAAIVSSNGKLINMATCPIKTFNPRPNFFEQSSDDIWSAVCNVVKTVTKDVPEEKIKGIGFDATCSLVALDEHGRPVTVSPTGNDEQNVILWMDHRAEAESAFINSTKDEMLRYVGGKISLEMETPKMLWMKKNMPTSWLRAKMLFDLPDFLTWRATRSQSRSLCSLVCKWNYKAGPDGNNGWNAEFFNKIGLSDLSEDNWRKIGTHVKPPGDPVALGLTAEAANELGLSPKTPVGTSIIDAHAGGLGMIGCSVPGVPNNFSSRLSLICGTSTCHMAISDKEITVDGVWGPYYSVMIPRFWLSEGGQSATGKLLDHIINSHPATASIMHQLTGLPHRHIQQYLSDLLISLAKKNSHQDVAFLTRNIHVWPDFHGNRSPLADVKLRGMVSGLSLSSDQEDLAVLYLATIQALAYGTRHIIEALTLSGHNIETVLICGGLSQNPLFVQTQADVVGLPVLIPHERESVLLGAAILGACAAGVFPSVQDAIREMGGTANLIAPNALSKRYHQQKYEVFKKMVQDQKTYASAMDHVLV
- the LOC124305067 gene encoding FGGY carbohydrate kinase domain-containing protein isoform X3, with the translated sequence MESIYFVGVDVGTGSARAAIVSSNGKLINMATCPIKTFNPRPNFFEQSSDDIWSAVCNVVKTVTKDVPEEKIKGIGFDATCSLVALDEHGRPVTVSPTGNDEQNVILWMDHRAEAESAFINSTKDEMLRYVGGKISLEMETPKMLWMKKNMPTSWLRAKMLFDLPDFLTWRATRSQSRSLCSLVCKWNYKAGPDGNNGWNAEFFNKIGLSDLSEDNWRKIGTHVKPPGDPVALGLTAEAANELGLSPKTPVGTSIIDAHAGGLGMIGCSVPGVPNNFSSRLSLICGTSTCHMAISDKEITVDGVWGPYYSVMIPRFWLSEGGQSATGKLLDHIINSHPATASIMHQLTGKMSSSQAYSTIFVGPSDIASKKEFASGCSISDQEHSCLARFPWKSFAVSRCKTSGNGFRPIFIFRSRGSCSSVLGNYSSLSVWNQTHNRSAHALRP
- the LOC124305067 gene encoding FGGY carbohydrate kinase domain-containing protein isoform X2, with the translated sequence MESIYFVGVDVGTGSARAAIVSSNGKLINMATCPIKTFNPRPNFFEQSSDDIWSAVCNVVKTVTKDVPEEKIKGIGFDATCSLVALDEHGRPVTVSPTGNDEQNVILWMDHRAEAESAFINSTKDEMLRYVGGKISLEMETPKMLWMKKNMPTSWLRAKMLFDLPDFLTWRATRSQSRSLCSLVCKWNYKAGPDGNNGWNAEFFNKIGLSDLSEDNWRKIGTHVKPPGDPVALGLTAEAANELGLSPKTPVGTSIIDAHAGGLGMIGCSVPGVPNNFSSRLSLICGTSTCHMAISDKEITVDGVWGPYYSVMIPRFWLSEGGQSATGKLLDHIINSHPATASIMHQLTGKMHIQQYLSDLLISLAKKNSHQDVAFLTRNIHVWPDFHGNRSPLADVKLRGMVSGLSLSSDQEDLAVLYLATIQALAYGTRHIIEALTLSGHNIETVLICGGLSQNPLFVQTQADVVGLPVLIPHERESVLLGAAILGACAAGVFPSVQDAIREMGGTANLIAPNALSKRYHQQKYEVFKKMVQDQKTYASAMDHVLV